Proteins found in one Herbiconiux sp. A18JL235 genomic segment:
- a CDS encoding DUF4870 domain-containing protein, whose protein sequence is MTDPNATPPYDPAAGQPTPPAGQTPPPGYQAPPPGYQAPPPGSGYQQQPGYQGPPAAAPLSPAEDKQWAFLGQLGGILGWIPPLIIWLVFKDRGPLTNQEAKESLNFQITVAIFVVGLYILGTITAFIFIGFLFYFLAWAVQIVGLIFAIIAGVKVNAGGTYRYFFNFRFIK, encoded by the coding sequence ATGACTGACCCCAACGCAACACCGCCGTACGACCCGGCCGCCGGCCAGCCCACTCCGCCCGCCGGGCAGACGCCTCCTCCCGGCTACCAGGCTCCGCCCCCCGGCTACCAGGCTCCGCCCCCGGGCTCGGGCTACCAGCAGCAGCCCGGCTACCAGGGCCCGCCCGCCGCGGCGCCGCTCAGCCCGGCCGAAGACAAGCAGTGGGCCTTCCTCGGGCAGCTCGGTGGCATCCTGGGCTGGATTCCGCCGCTCATCATCTGGCTGGTCTTCAAAGACCGCGGCCCCCTCACCAACCAGGAGGCCAAGGAGTCGCTGAACTTCCAGATCACGGTCGCCATCTTCGTCGTGGGCCTCTACATCCTCGGCACCATCACGGCGTTCATCTTCATCGGCTTCCTGTTCTACTTCCTGGCCTGGGCCGTGCAGATCGTCGGCCTCATCTTCGCGATCATCGCGGGTGTGAAGGTCAACGCCGGCGGCACCTACCGCTACTTCTTCAACTTCCGCTTCATCAAGTAG
- the lepA gene encoding translation elongation factor 4, with protein MSPQALKALQPASTDPAFIRNFCIIAHIDHGKSTLADRMLGITGVVSDRDMRAQYLDRMDIERERGITIKSQAVRMPWALDGASYALNMIDTPGHVDFTYEVSRSLAACEGAILLVDAAQGIEAQTLANLYLALENDLTIIPVLNKIDLPAADPEKYAKELAGLIGGDPDDVLRVSGKTGMGVEDLLDRVVELIPPPVGDPDAAARAMIFDSVYDAYRGVVTYVRMIDGQLHPRERIQMMSTKATHEILEIGVSSPEPTPSKGLGVGEVGYLITGVKDVRQSKVGDTVTTAQKPATVALPGYTEPLPMVFSGLYPIDGSDYPALREALDKLKLSDAALVYEPETSVALGFGFRCGFLGLLHLEIITERLEREFGLDLIATAPSVIYEVTTEDKKTITVTNPSEFPEGKISAVSEPVVNAAILAPKDYVGTIMELCQSRRGTLQGMEYLGEDRVEIKYTIPLGEIVFDFFDQLKSKTAGYASLDYEPAGEEVADLVKVDILLQGERVDAFSAIVHRDKAYAYGVLMTGRLRELIPRQQFEVPIQAAIGARIIARESIRAMRKDVLAKCYGGDITRKRKLLEKQKEGKKRMKMVGRVEVPQEAFIAALSGDVEKKDKK; from the coding sequence GTGAGTCCCCAAGCCCTGAAGGCCCTCCAGCCGGCCTCCACCGACCCCGCGTTCATCCGCAACTTCTGCATCATCGCGCACATCGATCACGGCAAGTCGACGCTGGCCGACCGCATGCTCGGCATCACCGGCGTGGTCAGCGATCGCGACATGCGCGCGCAGTACCTCGACCGGATGGACATCGAGCGCGAGCGCGGCATCACCATCAAGAGCCAGGCCGTGCGCATGCCCTGGGCGCTCGACGGTGCGAGCTACGCGCTCAACATGATCGACACCCCCGGCCACGTCGACTTCACCTACGAGGTCTCGCGCTCGCTCGCCGCGTGCGAGGGCGCCATCCTGCTCGTCGACGCGGCGCAGGGCATCGAGGCCCAGACTCTGGCGAACCTCTACCTCGCGCTCGAGAACGACCTCACGATCATCCCGGTGCTCAACAAGATCGACCTGCCCGCGGCCGACCCCGAGAAGTACGCGAAGGAGCTCGCGGGTCTCATCGGCGGCGACCCCGACGACGTGCTGCGGGTCAGCGGCAAGACGGGCATGGGCGTCGAAGACCTGCTCGACCGCGTGGTCGAGCTCATCCCACCGCCCGTCGGCGATCCGGATGCTGCGGCTCGCGCCATGATCTTCGACTCGGTCTACGACGCCTACCGCGGTGTCGTCACCTATGTGCGCATGATCGACGGGCAGCTGCATCCGCGCGAGCGCATCCAGATGATGTCGACGAAGGCGACCCACGAGATCCTCGAGATCGGTGTGTCGAGCCCCGAACCCACGCCGTCGAAGGGCCTCGGTGTCGGTGAGGTGGGCTACCTCATCACGGGTGTGAAAGACGTGCGCCAGTCGAAGGTGGGCGACACGGTCACCACTGCCCAGAAGCCCGCCACGGTCGCGCTGCCCGGTTACACCGAGCCGCTGCCCATGGTGTTCTCGGGGCTGTACCCCATCGACGGCAGCGACTACCCCGCTCTTCGCGAGGCGCTCGACAAGCTGAAGCTCAGCGACGCCGCGCTGGTCTACGAGCCCGAGACCTCGGTGGCGCTCGGCTTCGGCTTCCGCTGCGGGTTCCTCGGCCTCCTGCACCTCGAGATCATCACCGAGCGGCTCGAGCGCGAGTTCGGCCTCGACCTCATCGCCACGGCGCCGAGCGTGATCTACGAGGTCACCACCGAAGACAAGAAGACCATCACCGTCACGAACCCGAGCGAGTTCCCCGAGGGCAAGATCTCGGCGGTCTCGGAGCCGGTGGTGAACGCCGCCATCCTGGCGCCGAAAGACTACGTCGGCACCATCATGGAGCTCTGCCAGAGCCGCCGCGGCACCCTCCAGGGCATGGAGTACCTCGGCGAAGACCGGGTCGAGATCAAGTACACCATCCCGCTCGGCGAGATCGTGTTCGACTTCTTCGACCAGCTGAAGTCGAAGACGGCCGGCTACGCGAGCCTCGACTACGAGCCCGCGGGCGAGGAGGTGGCCGACCTGGTGAAGGTCGACATCCTGCTCCAGGGCGAGCGGGTCGACGCGTTCAGCGCGATCGTGCACCGCGACAAGGCCTACGCCTACGGAGTGCTCATGACGGGCCGTCTGCGCGAGCTCATCCCGCGCCAGCAGTTCGAGGTGCCCATCCAGGCCGCCATCGGCGCCCGCATCATCGCCCGCGAGTCCATCCGAGCGATGCGCAAAGACGTTCTCGCCAAGTGCTACGGCGGTGACATCACCCGAAAGCGCAAGCTGCTCGAGAAGCAGAAGGAGGGCAAGAAGCGCATGAAGATGGTGGGCCGCGTCGAGGTTCCCCAGGAGGCGTTCATCGCCGCCCTCTCCGGCGACGTCGAGAAGAAGGACAAGAAGTAG
- the dnaJ gene encoding molecular chaperone DnaJ, with protein sequence MADHYDVLGVSREATPEEIKKAYRRLARELHPDVNPSPDAQEKFKQVTHAYDVLSDPGQRRDYDRGPQPGFGGGGAQGFGGFGDIFETFFGGQGGGSRGPKSRAERGQDALLRVEVDLGEVVFGTHRDLEVDTAVLCETCNGSCCQPGTSPVTCDICHGSGSIQRTVRSLLGNVVTSAPCGTCRGYGTIIPNPCHTCQGQGRVRARRTIPIDIPAGVDTGLRLQLPGHGEVGPAGGPQGDIYLEIKVKHHEVYSRNDDDLLCTLEVQMWDAVLGTTTTIKALDGDVELEIRPGIQSADVLTIKGRGITHLRGSGRGDLKVGVQVVTPTKLDHKQKELVKQLAAAHKYPAPSLGHFQQGLFAKLRDRFLNV encoded by the coding sequence GTGGCTGACCACTACGACGTGCTCGGGGTGTCGCGCGAAGCGACGCCCGAGGAGATCAAGAAGGCCTACCGTCGGCTGGCGCGCGAACTGCACCCCGACGTGAACCCGAGCCCGGATGCTCAGGAGAAGTTCAAGCAGGTCACCCACGCCTACGACGTGCTGAGCGATCCCGGCCAGCGCCGCGACTACGACCGCGGCCCCCAGCCCGGCTTCGGCGGGGGCGGCGCCCAGGGCTTCGGCGGCTTCGGCGACATCTTCGAGACCTTCTTCGGCGGGCAGGGCGGCGGCTCGCGCGGCCCGAAGTCGCGGGCCGAGCGTGGGCAGGACGCCCTGCTCCGCGTCGAGGTCGACCTCGGCGAAGTGGTCTTCGGCACGCACCGCGACCTCGAAGTCGACACGGCAGTGCTCTGCGAGACCTGCAACGGCTCCTGCTGCCAACCCGGCACGAGTCCGGTCACCTGCGACATCTGCCACGGCTCGGGGTCGATCCAGCGCACCGTGCGGTCGCTTCTCGGCAACGTGGTCACGAGCGCCCCGTGCGGCACCTGCCGCGGATACGGCACGATCATCCCGAACCCGTGCCACACCTGCCAGGGCCAGGGCCGCGTGCGCGCGCGCCGAACCATCCCCATCGACATCCCCGCGGGCGTCGACACAGGCCTCCGCCTGCAGCTGCCGGGTCATGGCGAGGTGGGGCCCGCGGGCGGCCCGCAGGGCGACATCTACCTCGAGATCAAGGTGAAGCACCACGAGGTGTACTCGCGCAACGACGACGACCTGCTCTGCACCCTCGAGGTGCAGATGTGGGATGCGGTGCTCGGCACCACCACGACCATCAAGGCCCTCGACGGCGACGTCGAGCTCGAGATCAGGCCGGGCATCCAGAGCGCCGACGTGCTCACCATCAAGGGCCGCGGCATCACGCACCTGCGCGGCAGCGGCCGCGGCGACCTCAAGGTCGGCGTGCAGGTGGTCACTCCCACGAAGCTCGACCACAAGCAGAAGGAACTGGTGAAGCAGCTCGCCGCCGCGCACAAGTACCCGGCGCCGAGTCTCGGCCACTTCCAGCAGGGCCTGTTCGCGAAGCTGCGCGACCGGTTCCTCAACGTCTGA
- a CDS encoding PhoH family protein produces the protein MVRLLGPQDRLLTTMERQFPQVTVLVRGNDITLSGESAQVDGARRLVEELLELVRSGHEVTPVEVTSSARMLENDRSAHPAAELLSQAIVTARGKSVRPKTAGQKSYVDAIDENTIVFGIGPAGTGKTYLAMAKAVQALQRKEVERIILTRPAVEAGERLGFLPGTLTDKIDPYLRPLYDALNEMMDPEIVPKLLAVGTIEVAPLAYMRGRTLNNSFVVLDEAQNTTPEQMKMFLTRLGFGSKMVVTGDITQVDLPIGTSGLQVVTRILGSIDDIHFATLTSADVVRHTLVGQIVDAYTKYDQVELARRENPGYQGPSERDRRYRNKR, from the coding sequence ATGGTGCGCCTGCTCGGCCCTCAAGACCGGCTGCTCACCACCATGGAGCGCCAGTTCCCGCAGGTCACCGTGCTCGTGCGCGGCAACGACATCACGCTCTCGGGCGAATCCGCTCAGGTCGACGGCGCCAGGCGCTTGGTCGAGGAGCTGCTCGAGCTGGTGCGCAGCGGCCACGAGGTCACGCCCGTCGAGGTCACGAGCTCGGCGCGCATGCTCGAGAACGACCGGTCGGCGCATCCTGCCGCCGAGCTGCTCAGCCAGGCCATCGTCACGGCCCGCGGCAAGAGCGTGCGGCCGAAGACGGCCGGCCAGAAGAGCTATGTCGACGCGATCGATGAGAACACCATCGTGTTCGGCATCGGCCCTGCCGGCACCGGCAAGACCTACCTCGCCATGGCGAAGGCCGTGCAGGCGCTGCAGCGCAAGGAGGTGGAGCGCATCATCCTCACCCGGCCCGCCGTCGAGGCGGGGGAGCGGCTCGGCTTCCTGCCCGGCACCCTCACTGACAAGATCGACCCGTACCTCCGGCCCCTCTACGACGCGCTCAACGAGATGATGGACCCGGAGATCGTGCCGAAGCTCCTCGCGGTCGGCACGATCGAGGTCGCGCCCCTGGCCTACATGCGAGGTCGAACGCTCAACAACTCCTTCGTCGTGCTCGACGAGGCGCAGAACACGACACCCGAGCAGATGAAGATGTTCCTCACCCGGCTCGGCTTCGGCTCGAAGATGGTGGTGACAGGCGACATCACCCAGGTCGACCTTCCGATCGGCACCAGCGGTCTGCAGGTGGTGACGCGCATCCTCGGCTCGATCGACGACATCCATTTCGCCACGCTGACGAGTGCCGACGTGGTTCGGCACACGCTGGTGGGGCAGATCGTCGACGCGTACACGAAATACGATCAGGTGGAGCTCGCGCGTCGCGAGAACCCCGGCTATCAGGGCCCGAGCGAGCGCGACCGCCGGTACAGGAACAAGCGATGA
- a CDS encoding DUF1990 family protein → MAPSTVAERERGRSPESGARAAGASAGAGAGTDTVDAAALRLRDEPLSYAAVGATQAPDLLYFPPKGYRPVERQARIGSGAARFETASAKLMAWGLQRGAGIDVGEVLLPAPTSADYAGLRYDEFGTPLGPKRSTHEQEYAPDGTPLASPGATAMLTIRLLGLPFKAPVRVVYQVDEPGRRGFAYGTLPGHPVSGEESFVVEHRADDSVWVVVRAFSRGSTWFYRLGAPVVRAVQTRSLKRYLGALSPARGL, encoded by the coding sequence GTGGCGCCGAGCACGGTCGCCGAGCGCGAGCGCGGGCGTTCCCCGGAGTCGGGGGCACGGGCAGCGGGCGCGAGCGCGGGTGCCGGTGCGGGCACCGACACCGTCGACGCCGCCGCCCTGCGGCTCCGCGACGAGCCGCTGAGCTACGCCGCGGTCGGGGCCACCCAGGCGCCCGACTTGCTCTACTTCCCACCGAAGGGCTACCGCCCGGTCGAGCGCCAGGCCCGCATCGGCTCGGGCGCCGCCCGCTTCGAGACGGCGTCGGCCAAGCTCATGGCCTGGGGCCTGCAGCGCGGCGCGGGCATCGACGTGGGCGAGGTGCTGCTTCCGGCACCCACGTCTGCCGACTACGCAGGGCTCCGCTACGACGAGTTCGGCACCCCGCTCGGCCCGAAGCGTTCCACTCACGAGCAGGAGTACGCCCCCGACGGCACGCCGCTGGCCTCCCCGGGTGCGACGGCCATGCTCACCATCCGCCTGCTGGGCCTGCCGTTCAAGGCCCCCGTGCGTGTGGTCTACCAGGTCGACGAGCCTGGCCGCCGCGGCTTCGCCTACGGCACGCTCCCCGGCCACCCCGTCTCCGGCGAGGAGAGCTTCGTGGTCGAGCACCGCGCCGACGACTCCGTCTGGGTGGTCGTGCGCGCCTTCTCGCGCGGCAGCACCTGGTTCTACCGGCTCGGCGCCCCCGTCGTGCGCGCTGTGCAGACCCGCAGCCTGAAGCGCTACCTCGGCGCCCTCTCCCCGGCGAGAGGGCTCTAG
- a CDS encoding histidine triad nucleotide-binding protein, with product MSSTESSPSIFSRIVAREIPATIVRETDRVIAFEDIAPKAPVHVLVVPKTEQYRDVVELAAGDPALLAELVATAKQIAEERADGEFRLIFNTGENAGQTIFHVHAHVLAGGLKESSLG from the coding sequence ATGTCCAGCACCGAATCGTCCCCCTCGATCTTCTCGCGCATCGTCGCCCGTGAGATCCCCGCCACGATCGTGCGGGAGACCGATCGGGTCATCGCCTTCGAAGACATCGCGCCCAAGGCCCCCGTGCATGTGCTCGTCGTGCCGAAGACCGAGCAGTACCGCGACGTCGTCGAGCTCGCCGCGGGCGACCCGGCCCTCCTGGCCGAGCTCGTGGCCACGGCGAAGCAGATCGCCGAGGAACGCGCCGACGGCGAGTTCCGTCTCATCTTCAACACCGGCGAGAACGCCGGTCAGACCATCTTCCACGTGCACGCCCATGTTCTCGCGGGCGGCCTGAAGGAATCATCACTTGGCTGA
- a CDS encoding 16S rRNA (uracil(1498)-N(3))-methyltransferase, protein MSSLFLRPDLALAPHEVGEVVTLSGDEARHAVTVNRLRVGEHTALGDGNGLVVHGVVVRVEGKELDIAVERSEVHEAPSPRLVLVQALAKGDRDELAIQAATELGVAAVVPWQAERSVSRWNEQKAAKGVERWTTIVREAAKQSIRPFVPAVGDLVDTGELAALARECAGAGEGRRMLLLEPSAETRLTEVALEPLGGASTGAGHGTATGTATGPAAPGTATGTTPAEPTVFLVVGPEGGISPRELEQLGEAGAVAVRLGDEVLRTSTAGPAALAVLNAAFGRW, encoded by the coding sequence ATGAGCTCTCTGTTCCTGCGCCCCGATCTGGCGCTCGCGCCTCACGAGGTCGGCGAGGTGGTCACCCTCTCGGGCGACGAGGCGCGTCACGCGGTCACGGTCAACCGGCTGCGGGTCGGCGAGCACACCGCGCTCGGCGACGGCAACGGTCTCGTGGTGCACGGTGTCGTGGTGCGGGTCGAGGGCAAGGAGCTCGACATCGCGGTGGAGCGCTCCGAGGTGCACGAGGCTCCGTCGCCCCGGCTGGTGCTCGTGCAGGCGCTCGCCAAGGGCGATCGAGACGAGCTCGCCATCCAGGCCGCGACCGAGCTCGGCGTGGCGGCCGTGGTGCCGTGGCAGGCCGAGCGTTCGGTGTCGAGGTGGAACGAGCAGAAGGCGGCGAAGGGCGTCGAGCGCTGGACGACGATCGTCCGCGAGGCGGCCAAGCAGTCGATCAGGCCGTTCGTTCCCGCCGTGGGCGACCTCGTCGACACGGGCGAGCTCGCGGCGCTCGCGCGCGAGTGCGCCGGCGCCGGCGAGGGCAGGCGGATGCTGCTGCTCGAGCCCTCCGCCGAGACGAGGCTCACGGAGGTCGCGCTCGAGCCGCTCGGCGGCGCCTCGACCGGTGCCGGGCACGGCACCGCGACCGGCACCGCGACCGGCCCCGCGGCACCGGGCACGGCGACCGGCACGACCCCCGCCGAGCCCACCGTCTTCCTCGTCGTCGGCCCGGAGGGCGGCATCTCCCCTCGCGAACTCGAGCAGCTCGGCGAGGCCGGAGCGGTTGCGGTGCGCCTCGGCGACGAGGTGTTGCGCACGTCGACGGCCGGCCCCGCGGCGCTCGCGGTGCTGAACGCGGCATTCGGACGCTGGTAG
- the hrcA gene encoding heat-inducible transcriptional repressor HrcA produces the protein MVSERSLEVLRVIVQDYVASREPVGSKSIAERHSFGVSAATIRNDMALLEEEELITAPHTSSGRVPTDKGYRLFVDHLSEVRPLTQAQRHAIETFLGSSVDVDDVLARTVRLLSQLTHQVALVQYPSRSQARVRHVELVALATRRLMTVVITDTGHVDQRIVEVPADLDDAFIAELRQRFNETLSGLGLLEAAAALPGAVDRFAPDRAPTATVVAATLQEQVTANRQEKLLIAGAANLVRTEDDFHGSILPVLEAVEEQVVLLRLFSEMEADQRGISVSIGRENESFGLGETSVLASGYTGIGTAVARLGVLGPTRMDYSSNISAVRAVARYLSRTLGEAGAQG, from the coding sequence ATGGTCTCCGAACGCAGTCTCGAGGTTCTGCGCGTCATCGTGCAGGACTACGTGGCCTCGCGCGAGCCGGTGGGGTCGAAGAGCATCGCCGAGCGCCACTCCTTCGGGGTGTCGGCCGCCACGATCCGCAACGACATGGCCCTCCTCGAGGAGGAGGAGCTGATCACCGCTCCGCACACTTCGAGCGGCAGGGTGCCGACCGACAAGGGCTACCGCCTCTTCGTCGACCACCTCTCCGAGGTGCGTCCGCTCACGCAGGCGCAGCGGCACGCCATCGAGACCTTCCTCGGCTCCTCGGTCGACGTCGACGACGTGCTCGCCCGCACGGTGCGTCTGCTCTCCCAGCTCACCCACCAGGTCGCCCTGGTGCAGTACCCCTCGCGCTCGCAGGCGCGAGTGCGCCACGTCGAGCTGGTGGCGCTCGCCACCCGGCGTCTCATGACCGTCGTCATCACCGACACCGGCCACGTCGACCAGCGCATCGTCGAGGTGCCCGCCGACCTCGACGACGCGTTCATCGCCGAGCTGAGGCAGCGGTTCAACGAGACGCTCTCGGGCCTCGGTCTCCTCGAAGCGGCCGCAGCGCTGCCCGGCGCGGTCGACCGCTTCGCCCCCGACCGGGCACCCACGGCGACCGTGGTCGCGGCGACGCTGCAGGAGCAGGTGACGGCGAACCGGCAGGAGAAGCTGCTGATCGCGGGGGCCGCGAACCTGGTGCGCACGGAAGACGACTTCCACGGCAGCATCCTGCCGGTGCTCGAGGCCGTGGAGGAGCAGGTGGTGCTGCTTCGCCTGTTCAGCGAGATGGAGGCCGATCAGCGCGGCATCTCGGTCTCGATCGGCCGCGAGAACGAATCGTTCGGCCTCGGCGAGACCTCGGTGCTCGCGAGCGGTTACACCGGCATCGGCACGGCCGTGGCACGCCTCGGCGTTCTCGGCCCCACCCGCATGGACTACTCGAGCAACATCTCCGCGGTGCGCGCCGTGGCCCGCTACCTCTCCCGCACCCTCGGGGAGGCGGGCGCGCAGGGCTGA
- the ybeY gene encoding rRNA maturation RNase YbeY — MSIELNNESSIEVDETALLRLASYALDQMHVHPDAELAIVLVDEAAMEQLHVQWMDEPGPTDVLSFPMDELRPGTEDAPTPAGLLGDVVLCPQVAEEQAKAAKHSTLEELLLLTTHGILHLLGFDHAEPDEEREMFGIQRDILVGFAMSERRRK; from the coding sequence GTGTCGATCGAACTGAACAACGAGTCGTCAATCGAGGTCGACGAGACGGCGCTGCTGCGTCTGGCGAGCTATGCGCTCGACCAGATGCATGTGCACCCCGACGCCGAGCTCGCCATCGTCCTGGTCGACGAGGCGGCCATGGAGCAGCTGCACGTGCAGTGGATGGACGAGCCCGGGCCCACCGATGTGCTCAGCTTCCCGATGGACGAGCTGCGCCCCGGCACCGAAGACGCGCCCACCCCGGCTGGCCTCCTGGGCGACGTGGTGCTCTGCCCGCAGGTCGCCGAGGAGCAGGCCAAGGCTGCGAAGCACTCCACTCTGGAGGAGCTGCTGCTGCTCACCACCCACGGCATCCTGCACCTGCTCGGCTTCGACCACGCCGAACCCGACGAGGAGCGCGAGATGTTCGGCATCCAGCGCGACATCCTCGTGGGGTTCGCGATGAGCGAGCGCCGCCGTAAGTAA
- the hemW gene encoding radical SAM family heme chaperone HemW gives MPSILPVGDPAPADGLLPAEGAASSATRDLGLYVHVPFCRVRCGYCDFNTYTATELRGVKQSDYSGQAVAEMRFGAEVLRASGVADRALSTVFFGGGTPTLLPSAQLVQMLHAARDTWGFAPDAEITTEANPDSVDARYLGELAEAGFTRVSFGMQSAVPSVLATLERTHDPERIPLVVRWAKEAGLEVSLDLIYGTPGETLDDWSRSLDAVLENEPGHVSAYALIVEEGTKLARQIRSGEVAEPSDDLQADMYGLADARLADAGFQWYEVSNWARTPDQRSRHNLGYWLGHDWWGIGPGSHSYVGDTRWWNVKHPAAYAQRIAAGESPAAGRETIDAETRELERILLLARVRDGLGLRSLAPEFRQEVAGLIADGLVDGPAALRGSLVLTLSGRLLADAVVRRLT, from the coding sequence GTGCCGTCGATCCTCCCCGTGGGAGACCCCGCTCCCGCCGACGGACTGCTCCCCGCCGAGGGAGCGGCCTCGTCCGCCACGCGCGACCTCGGGCTCTACGTGCACGTGCCGTTCTGCCGGGTGCGCTGCGGCTACTGCGACTTCAACACCTACACGGCCACCGAACTGCGCGGCGTGAAGCAGAGCGACTACTCCGGCCAGGCCGTGGCCGAGATGCGCTTCGGTGCCGAAGTGCTGCGCGCATCCGGGGTCGCCGACCGCGCGCTCTCCACCGTCTTCTTCGGCGGCGGCACGCCGACCCTGCTCCCGTCGGCTCAGCTCGTGCAGATGCTGCACGCCGCCCGCGACACCTGGGGCTTCGCTCCGGATGCCGAGATCACGACCGAGGCCAACCCCGACTCGGTCGACGCCCGCTACCTCGGCGAGCTCGCCGAGGCGGGTTTCACCCGCGTGAGCTTCGGCATGCAGTCGGCGGTGCCCAGCGTTCTCGCCACACTCGAGCGCACGCACGACCCCGAGCGCATCCCGCTCGTCGTGCGGTGGGCCAAGGAGGCGGGTCTCGAGGTGAGCCTCGACCTCATCTATGGCACCCCGGGTGAGACGCTCGACGACTGGTCGCGCTCACTCGACGCCGTGCTCGAGAACGAGCCGGGGCACGTGTCGGCCTACGCGCTCATCGTCGAGGAGGGCACGAAGCTCGCCCGGCAGATCAGGTCGGGCGAGGTCGCCGAACCCTCCGACGACCTGCAGGCCGACATGTACGGGCTGGCGGATGCGCGGCTCGCCGACGCCGGATTCCAGTGGTACGAGGTCAGCAACTGGGCCCGCACCCCCGACCAGCGCTCGCGACACAACCTCGGCTACTGGCTCGGCCACGACTGGTGGGGCATCGGCCCCGGATCGCACAGCTACGTCGGCGACACCCGGTGGTGGAACGTGAAGCACCCCGCCGCCTACGCCCAGCGCATCGCCGCGGGGGAGTCGCCGGCGGCAGGGCGCGAGACCATCGACGCTGAGACGCGCGAGCTCGAGCGCATCCTGCTGCTGGCGCGCGTGCGCGACGGCCTCGGGCTGCGCTCGCTCGCCCCCGAGTTCCGGCAGGAGGTGGCCGGGCTCATCGCCGACGGCCTCGTCGACGGGCCGGCAGCGCTCCGCGGCTCCCTCGTGCTCACCCTCTCGGGCCGCCTCCTCGCCGACGCCGTCGTGCGCCGCCTCACCTGA
- a CDS encoding NAD-dependent epimerase/dehydratase family protein, giving the protein MAIFLTGASGFIGSAVLRALRAQGREVVALVRDETKAQAVEATGARAVVGTLTDRELVEKLALESDGVIHTASPGDETSAAFDDAVVTAVFAGLEGSDKPYVHTGGIWVYGSSAEITERSPFDPPALTAWRVPIEERVLRASGVKTTIIAPAVVFGHGGGLPNVIAQAPRGSGVAPALQLIGSGEQHWTTVFVDDLAELYVLAFDLADGGSYYIGASGQNPTVRELGEAAAAAAGLDGRVEPISTAQVHEWLGEGLGDALLLDQQATGSAARIDLGWEPNGPTLVEELRSGSYAG; this is encoded by the coding sequence ATGGCTATCTTCCTCACCGGCGCATCCGGATTCATCGGTTCTGCAGTTCTCCGCGCCCTGCGCGCCCAGGGTCGCGAGGTCGTCGCCCTCGTGCGCGACGAGACGAAGGCGCAGGCGGTCGAGGCGACCGGCGCCCGCGCCGTGGTCGGAACGCTCACCGACCGGGAGCTCGTCGAGAAGCTGGCGCTCGAGAGCGACGGCGTCATCCACACCGCCTCCCCCGGCGACGAGACCAGCGCTGCCTTCGACGACGCGGTCGTCACTGCGGTGTTCGCGGGGCTCGAGGGCAGCGACAAGCCGTACGTGCACACCGGCGGCATCTGGGTCTACGGCTCGTCGGCCGAGATCACCGAGCGCTCGCCCTTCGACCCGCCGGCGCTCACCGCGTGGCGGGTGCCGATCGAGGAACGGGTGCTCAGGGCGTCGGGCGTGAAGACGACGATCATCGCGCCGGCCGTGGTGTTCGGGCACGGCGGGGGGCTGCCCAACGTCATCGCGCAGGCGCCTCGGGGAAGCGGTGTTGCCCCCGCGCTGCAGCTCATCGGCTCGGGCGAGCAGCACTGGACCACCGTCTTCGTCGACGACCTCGCCGAGCTCTACGTGCTCGCCTTCGATCTTGCCGACGGCGGTTCGTACTACATCGGCGCCAGCGGCCAGAACCCGACGGTGCGCGAACTCGGCGAGGCGGCTGCCGCCGCCGCCGGACTCGACGGTCGGGTCGAGCCGATCAGCACCGCACAGGTGCACGAGTGGCTCGGCGAGGGGCTCGGCGACGCGCTCCTGCTCGACCAGCAGGCCACCGGCTCCGCCGCGCGCATCGACCTCGGCTGGGAGCCCAACGGGCCCACCCTCGTGGAGGAGCTGCGCTCGGGGTCGTACGCGGGCTGA